A window of Sphingobacterium sp. lm-10 contains these coding sequences:
- a CDS encoding N-acetylmuramoyl-L-alanine amidase → MKNTSVVLVATALLLSGCGGGKYAASEKIYRQKATAFGKTITAQPAENQWEKVPVIEKEWIASVNFGIRKPNYVMIHHTAQNSADETIKTFQMEPTQVSAHYVIGRDGKVIQMVNDYFRAHHAGAGLWGNSTDLNSSSIGIELDNNGTTDPWPEVQINALIQLLTQIKENYKIPQANFIGHMDFAPTRKSDPANFPWDRLSQAGFGFWYDGNLQPAPQDFDVRAALRIIGYDIKDLDAAIKGFKKHYIAQSALDAALNEHERSILYNIYLKYLYL, encoded by the coding sequence ATGAAAAACACAAGTGTTGTATTAGTAGCTACCGCTCTATTGCTGAGCGGTTGTGGAGGTGGAAAATATGCCGCCTCAGAAAAAATTTATCGACAAAAAGCCACTGCTTTTGGCAAGACCATCACAGCGCAGCCGGCCGAGAATCAATGGGAAAAAGTACCTGTAATTGAAAAAGAGTGGATCGCTTCCGTCAATTTTGGTATCAGAAAACCAAATTATGTGATGATTCACCATACCGCACAGAATTCTGCAGATGAGACCATCAAAACCTTTCAAATGGAGCCTACGCAAGTGAGTGCACATTACGTGATAGGCAGGGATGGCAAAGTAATACAGATGGTCAATGATTACTTTCGTGCCCATCATGCTGGTGCTGGTTTGTGGGGAAACAGTACGGATTTGAATTCTTCTTCTATCGGAATTGAATTAGATAATAATGGCACTACTGATCCATGGCCTGAGGTGCAGATTAATGCGTTGATCCAACTACTGACCCAAATCAAAGAAAACTACAAGATTCCGCAAGCAAACTTCATCGGCCACATGGATTTTGCACCTACGCGCAAGTCTGATCCGGCCAATTTTCCCTGGGACCGTTTGTCACAGGCAGGTTTTGGCTTCTGGTATGATGGTAACCTACAACCGGCCCCACAAGACTTCGACGTACGCGCTGCGCTACGTATTATCGGTTACGATATCAAGGATTTAGATGCTGCCATCAAAGGGTTTAAAAAGCATTATATTGCGCAAAGCGCTCTTGATGCTGCGCTCAATGAGCACGAACGTTCCATCTTATACAATATCTATTTGAAGTACCTTTACTTATAA
- the dnaN gene encoding DNA polymerase III subunit beta: MRFIVSTSTLLKQLQAISGASSSSTVLPILENFLFEIKDNELTISATDLQTSMVTSLQIEAKEEGRVAMPSKILIETLKTLPDQPVAFSVDTTTMAIEISAGDGKYKLSGENADDFPKIPVVDNISTVNISAPILAEAISKTIFAVSSDELRPAMSGVYVQLAEQSITFVSTDAHKLVRYRRTDIGAEKPTSLILPKKALNLLKSSLPSDDINVSIEYNNTNAFFQFGHVSLICRLIDERYPDYEAVIPQVNPNKLTVERASFLNSLRRVVIFANKTTHQVRLKISGSELHISAEDLDFSNEAHERLSCQYEGDDMEIGFNARFLVEMLNNLGSEEVTLEMSTPNRAGLLFPAIKEENEDVLMLVMPVMLNNN, encoded by the coding sequence ATGAGGTTTATCGTATCCACATCCACTTTATTAAAGCAATTGCAGGCCATTAGCGGAGCATCTAGCAGTAGCACGGTTTTGCCCATTCTGGAGAACTTTCTGTTCGAAATTAAGGACAATGAACTGACCATTTCTGCGACTGATCTGCAAACCAGTATGGTAACTTCTCTGCAGATAGAAGCCAAAGAAGAAGGGCGTGTTGCGATGCCATCCAAGATCTTGATCGAAACATTGAAAACGCTTCCAGACCAACCGGTTGCTTTTTCCGTAGATACCACGACCATGGCTATCGAGATTAGTGCAGGAGATGGTAAATACAAGTTGAGTGGCGAGAATGCCGATGACTTTCCAAAGATCCCGGTAGTAGATAATATCTCCACGGTGAATATTTCGGCACCGATTCTGGCGGAAGCTATCAGCAAAACCATCTTTGCGGTAAGTAGCGATGAGCTGAGACCGGCTATGTCGGGCGTATATGTACAGCTGGCGGAGCAATCGATCACTTTTGTATCTACAGATGCACATAAATTAGTACGCTATCGTCGTACGGACATCGGTGCAGAGAAGCCTACATCATTAATTTTACCGAAAAAAGCTTTGAACCTTTTGAAGTCTTCGTTGCCTTCAGATGATATCAATGTATCTATCGAATACAACAATACCAACGCATTCTTTCAATTCGGCCATGTATCACTGATCTGTCGATTGATTGATGAGCGTTATCCAGATTATGAGGCTGTTATTCCGCAGGTTAATCCTAATAAATTGACAGTGGAACGCGCTAGTTTCTTGAACTCTTTACGTCGTGTGGTCATTTTTGCCAATAAAACGACGCATCAGGTACGATTGAAAATCTCCGGAAGCGAACTGCACATCTCGGCAGAGGATTTGGATTTCTCTAACGAAGCGCATGAGCGCCTGAGCTGTCAGTACGAAGGGGACGATATGGAAATTGGCTTCAATGCACGTTTCTTGGTAGAGATGTTAAACAACTTAGGTTCGGAAGAAGTAACCTTAGAAATGAGTACACCGAACCGTGCCGGATTATTATTCCCAGCCATCAAAGAAGAAAACGAAGATGTCTTGATGCTGGTTATGCCGGTGATGTTAAACAATAATTAG
- a CDS encoding NUDIX hydrolase has translation MTEPWKVLQSEYIIKRPWATLRVDQVQLPNGAVKDEYYILEYPKWVNMVGLTEDNEIIFARQYRHGAEKVLLELPAGVVEEGEEPETAARREMMEETGYAFDEVTEICQLYANPATSGNITYTYVMKGGRKVAEQQLDDSEDIEVVILSVEDAKKLLLENGIGQALHTSALFYVLHHEGLF, from the coding sequence ATGACGGAACCGTGGAAGGTCTTACAGTCTGAGTACATTATAAAGCGTCCCTGGGCGACCTTACGGGTCGACCAGGTGCAATTACCCAACGGCGCAGTAAAGGATGAATATTACATTCTGGAGTATCCAAAATGGGTAAATATGGTCGGCCTCACAGAAGATAACGAGATTATCTTCGCCCGGCAATATCGTCACGGTGCCGAAAAAGTGCTTTTAGAACTCCCTGCCGGTGTGGTAGAAGAAGGTGAAGAGCCAGAAACTGCTGCCCGCCGGGAAATGATGGAAGAAACCGGCTATGCATTTGATGAAGTGACCGAAATCTGCCAGCTCTATGCCAACCCGGCTACCAGCGGTAATATTACCTACACGTACGTAATGAAAGGCGGGCGTAAGGTAGCCGAGCAACAGCTTGATGATTCAGAAGATATTGAAGTCGTCATCCTGTCCGTAGAAGATGCTAAAAAACTATTGCTGGAAAATGGCATTGGCCAAGCTTTGCATACTTCGGCATTATTCTATGTATTGCATCATGAGGGTCTATTTTAG
- the nadD gene encoding nicotinate (nicotinamide) nucleotide adenylyltransferase translates to MGKRIGLFFGSFNPVHVGHLIIANYMAHYTTLDEVWFVVSPQNPFKTKKSLANMYDRLEMVNLAIKDSDRLRASDIEFSLPQPSYTIDTLVYLKERYPDHDFVLIMGEDNLAGFQKWKNADIILRDYNILVYPRPSYKAGELIAHPAVTRTDTPQMELSSTAIRKAIQAGQSVQFMTPDTVIDFIEKKGLYSR, encoded by the coding sequence ATGGGTAAGCGCATCGGTTTGTTTTTCGGATCATTTAACCCCGTACATGTGGGTCATTTGATTATTGCAAACTATATGGCTCATTATACCACGCTAGATGAAGTGTGGTTTGTAGTATCGCCACAAAACCCTTTCAAAACCAAAAAAAGTTTGGCCAATATGTATGACCGTCTGGAGATGGTAAATCTGGCCATCAAAGACAGTGATCGGCTTCGGGCATCGGATATTGAATTTAGTTTACCGCAACCATCTTACACGATAGATACACTTGTTTATCTGAAAGAACGCTATCCAGACCACGATTTCGTGCTGATTATGGGGGAAGATAACCTCGCCGGTTTTCAAAAATGGAAGAATGCCGATATTATTTTGCGAGATTACAATATTTTGGTGTATCCAAGGCCAAGTTATAAAGCAGGAGAGCTGATCGCTCATCCTGCTGTTACCCGTACAGATACGCCTCAAATGGAGTTATCCTCCACGGCGATTCGAAAAGCTATTCAAGCGGGCCAGAGCGTTCAGTTTATGACGCCCGACACGGTAATAGACTTTATCGAAAAGAAGGGCTTATATAGTCGATAA
- a CDS encoding nicotinamide mononucleotide adenylyltransferase, whose protein sequence is MGREIYETKRKALKINLTPEFYGTFAEIGAGQEVARNFFEAGAASGTIAKTMSAYDMAFSDAIYGAEESGRYVSRTRLTKMISREFALLEERLHGDKYDKRLFFAFANTVTTLNFSKTNDPHGWIGIRFQHEVGSPPNDVIIHIRLLDSDNTLQQKVLGIIGVNLVFAAYYYRADIQTLIESLVDNLPTGSVEIDLVKVAGPVFSKVNERLINLYLIAKGFSKAAIFRVDGKAAQVKDFLYKKDIIILRTKYRQKSLPNFDLFNSAVEQFKKNTNATDESLVVIIEVLMSNVLDEEVNLSDEDLEYFAKRAEELCATGNTILLSNFLRNNYLAEFLNQFKPKNIGIATNISNLKNIFNSDNYQKENYTNELLSYISGLFSKNVKLYAYPYLQGKDNAIITTANMPVSADAKPLFDFLTMNQYIIDVEGFDTKDVKTLKS, encoded by the coding sequence ATGGGTAGAGAAATATACGAAACCAAGCGAAAAGCTCTTAAAATAAACCTTACGCCTGAGTTCTATGGCACATTTGCAGAAATCGGTGCCGGGCAGGAAGTGGCCCGTAACTTCTTCGAAGCTGGCGCAGCTTCAGGCACCATTGCTAAAACCATGTCTGCCTATGATATGGCTTTTTCCGATGCGATTTACGGAGCAGAAGAGTCTGGCAGGTACGTAAGCCGTACACGCCTTACAAAGATGATCAGCCGGGAATTTGCTCTGTTAGAAGAACGCCTGCATGGCGACAAGTACGACAAACGTCTTTTCTTTGCCTTTGCCAATACCGTTACGACACTTAATTTCAGTAAAACTAACGATCCGCATGGCTGGATTGGTATTCGCTTTCAGCACGAGGTGGGCAGTCCGCCAAATGACGTTATTATCCACATTCGTTTGCTCGACAGTGATAATACATTACAGCAAAAGGTATTGGGTATTATCGGCGTCAATCTTGTTTTTGCCGCCTATTACTACCGCGCTGATATACAGACATTAATTGAGTCTCTGGTAGACAACCTACCGACCGGATCGGTGGAAATCGACTTAGTAAAAGTTGCCGGCCCTGTATTTTCGAAAGTCAATGAACGCCTGATTAACCTATACCTTATCGCCAAAGGGTTTTCCAAAGCGGCCATTTTTCGGGTCGATGGAAAAGCCGCACAAGTCAAAGACTTTCTCTACAAAAAAGACATCATCATTCTGCGCACCAAATATCGCCAGAAATCCCTGCCTAACTTCGACCTGTTCAACAGTGCGGTAGAGCAGTTTAAGAAAAATACGAATGCCACCGACGAGAGCCTTGTCGTAATTATTGAGGTGCTGATGAGTAATGTATTGGACGAAGAGGTGAATCTCTCTGATGAGGATCTGGAGTACTTCGCAAAACGTGCAGAAGAGCTGTGTGCTACAGGAAATACCATCCTGCTATCCAACTTTTTGCGTAATAATTACTTGGCAGAGTTCTTGAATCAGTTCAAGCCGAAGAATATTGGTATCGCGACCAACATCTCGAACTTAAAAAACATCTTCAATTCCGATAATTATCAGAAAGAGAACTACACCAATGAGCTGCTATCCTACATCTCTGGCTTATTTAGCAAGAATGTAAAGCTATACGCTTATCCTTACTTACAAGGAAAGGATAACGCCATTATCACTACGGCGAATATGCCTGTATCAGCAGATGCTAAGCCGCTCTTCGATTTCTTGACCATGAACCAATACATTATCGATGTGGAAGGTTTTGACACCAAAGATGTGAAGACATTGAAATCTTAG
- a CDS encoding SDR family oxidoreductase — MNIQGALRDDALQGKTVVVTGGGSGLGKAMSTYFSELGANVVISSRKLPVLEEAAKEIADKTGGKVLPVACDIRQIEEVENLWKRAEEEFGQVDVLLNNAAGNFISPTERLSANAFSTIIDIVLKGTTNCTLTFGKKWIERKQAASILNIVTTYAFTGSGYVVPSAVAKGGVLALTRSLAVEWGKYGIRNNAIAPGPFPTKGAWERLLPGHLAEEFSFEKRVPLKRVGDHQELANLAAFLISDFAGYINGEVVTIDGGEWLQGAGQFNGLEAITSDMWDDIEQSIRKNNK; from the coding sequence ATGAATATACAAGGAGCACTACGTGATGATGCTTTGCAAGGCAAGACTGTCGTTGTCACAGGAGGCGGAAGTGGGTTAGGTAAAGCCATGTCCACCTATTTCTCGGAACTTGGCGCAAATGTCGTGATATCCAGCAGGAAGCTTCCCGTACTTGAAGAAGCCGCTAAAGAGATAGCAGACAAAACAGGTGGAAAGGTGCTACCTGTCGCCTGCGATATACGCCAGATCGAAGAAGTAGAAAACCTCTGGAAACGTGCTGAAGAAGAGTTCGGCCAGGTCGATGTACTGCTCAACAATGCAGCTGGTAATTTTATATCTCCTACAGAGCGACTCTCTGCCAATGCATTTTCTACCATTATCGACATTGTATTGAAAGGTACCACCAACTGTACGCTAACTTTTGGTAAGAAATGGATTGAGAGAAAACAAGCCGCCAGTATATTGAATATAGTCACTACCTATGCTTTCACCGGCTCGGGGTACGTAGTGCCTTCGGCAGTAGCAAAAGGAGGTGTACTTGCACTTACGCGCTCTTTGGCGGTAGAATGGGGTAAATACGGCATCCGAAATAATGCCATTGCGCCGGGTCCATTTCCTACAAAAGGTGCTTGGGAGCGGCTGCTTCCGGGCCACCTGGCAGAAGAATTTAGCTTCGAAAAAAGGGTGCCGCTAAAACGTGTAGGCGATCATCAGGAGCTAGCAAACCTGGCCGCGTTTTTGATATCAGATTTTGCAGGCTACATCAATGGAGAAGTGGTAACTATCGATGGTGGGGAATGGCTGCAGGGCGCCGGACAATTCAACGGACTGGAAGCCATCACTTCGGATATGTGGGACGACATTGAGCAATCCATCCGCAAAAACAATAAGTAA
- a CDS encoding phospho-sugar mutase, with the protein MSTIDLATQARVDRWLTEEYDSETVAAVQQLIDSNQETELVDSFYKALEFGTGGLRGIMGVGSNRINKYTLGQATQGLANYLKKQFPDQPLKVAVSYDSRNNSQKLGHLVADVFSANDIEVYLFEELRPTPMLSYAVRHFGCQSGVMLTASHNPKEYNGYKAYWNDGGQLVAPHDKNVIDEVNAIQSVRDIQFDRKAEHIHLVKEDFDETYIQANKALSINPDIVAAQKDLKIVFSPIHGTGITLVPKILKAWGFENIHIVAEQAEPNGNFPTVVYPNPEEEEAMSIAMKQGKELDADIVMATDPDADRVGLAVKNHAGEIQLLNGNQIGSLLTYYVLSARKDKGQLRGNDFVVKTIVTTNLISDIATSFSVKTEETLTGFKFIGEIMTKLEGQENYLVGGEESYGFLVGDLVRDKDAVNSCAFIAEMAAYFKSRGKSLFDVLTELYTTYGCYQEKLISLTKKGKAGAEEIQQMMADLRANLPTSLGGIAVKEVRDYHASVATSPADGSTKAIDLPKSDVLQFITVDGDVISARPSGTEPKIKFYCSVKTPLQDASDYDQTAIKLEEKVTRIMADIVKD; encoded by the coding sequence ATGTCTACAATTGATCTTGCTACCCAAGCCCGGGTAGATCGCTGGTTAACCGAAGAATACGATAGTGAAACCGTAGCCGCCGTACAACAACTGATTGACTCCAACCAGGAAACTGAATTGGTGGACTCTTTTTATAAAGCGCTTGAGTTCGGTACTGGTGGCCTTCGTGGAATTATGGGCGTCGGCTCCAATCGGATCAATAAATACACGCTCGGGCAGGCGACACAGGGGCTTGCAAACTATCTAAAGAAGCAATTCCCAGATCAGCCCCTAAAGGTGGCCGTATCGTACGATAGTCGTAATAATTCTCAAAAATTAGGGCATCTCGTTGCAGATGTGTTTTCCGCAAATGATATTGAAGTCTATCTATTTGAAGAACTTCGCCCTACTCCAATGCTATCGTATGCGGTTCGACATTTTGGCTGCCAATCGGGTGTGATGTTAACAGCATCGCATAACCCTAAAGAGTACAATGGGTACAAGGCGTATTGGAACGATGGAGGACAATTGGTGGCACCTCACGATAAAAATGTGATCGACGAGGTTAATGCTATCCAGTCGGTTCGCGACATCCAATTTGATCGTAAGGCAGAGCATATCCACTTGGTGAAAGAAGATTTCGATGAAACGTACATTCAGGCCAACAAAGCATTAAGCATCAATCCGGATATCGTAGCCGCACAGAAGGATTTAAAAATTGTCTTCTCTCCTATTCATGGTACAGGCATCACGCTAGTTCCTAAAATTTTAAAAGCTTGGGGCTTTGAAAACATACACATTGTAGCAGAGCAGGCGGAGCCAAATGGTAATTTCCCGACGGTAGTGTATCCAAATCCGGAAGAAGAAGAAGCCATGTCTATAGCGATGAAGCAGGGTAAAGAACTAGATGCCGACATCGTGATGGCGACGGACCCAGATGCGGATCGCGTGGGCTTAGCTGTAAAAAACCATGCCGGCGAAATTCAACTGCTTAACGGCAACCAAATTGGTAGCTTATTGACCTATTATGTGCTATCTGCACGCAAGGATAAAGGGCAACTGCGAGGAAATGACTTCGTCGTAAAAACCATCGTGACTACCAATTTGATTTCTGATATCGCCACTAGCTTTTCGGTAAAAACAGAGGAAACGTTGACTGGTTTTAAATTTATCGGTGAGATCATGACGAAGCTCGAAGGCCAGGAAAATTACCTAGTGGGTGGCGAAGAAAGTTATGGTTTCTTGGTTGGTGACTTGGTTAGAGATAAAGATGCGGTCAATTCCTGTGCATTTATCGCAGAGATGGCTGCTTATTTCAAGAGCCGTGGCAAATCCTTGTTCGATGTCTTAACAGAGTTATATACTACGTATGGCTGTTATCAGGAAAAGCTGATTTCTTTGACAAAGAAGGGAAAAGCCGGTGCGGAGGAGATTCAGCAGATGATGGCAGACCTACGCGCCAACCTACCAACTAGCTTGGGTGGCATTGCCGTGAAAGAAGTGCGTGATTATCACGCTTCTGTAGCTACTTCTCCGGCAGATGGCAGTACAAAAGCAATCGACCTGCCTAAATCAGATGTGCTGCAATTCATCACAGTCGACGGCGATGTGATTTCGGCACGCCCTTCCGGTACCGAGCCAAAGATTAAATTCTATTGCTCGGTGAAGACACCACTTCAAGACGCGTCGGACTATGATCAGACGGCCATCAAATTGGAAGAAAAAGTAACCCGGATTATGGCAGATATTGTCAAAGACTAG
- a CDS encoding YicC/YloC family endoribonuclease produces MIKSMTGYGTGLAENQTVKYTVEIKSLNSKFLELSLRLPKHVSDKELALRAESGKLIERGKVNIMVTAEYADQTAKSSTINETLFKKYFAQLKGLADAVGDHQSPLLQLALQMPDVVGSNEEETDEEEVSVLFEAFYQAIEKFNQFRLDEGSVLSADLKKRVEDIMTFQTEVESVDGDRIPLIRERIAQYMDTAVGKENVDMNRFEQELIYYIDKLDITEEKVRLKTHCTYFLEALKAPNPSGKKLGFISQEMGREINTLGSKANNAHIQQIVVRMKEELEKIKEQLLNVL; encoded by the coding sequence ATGATAAAATCCATGACCGGCTACGGTACAGGTCTGGCAGAAAACCAGACTGTTAAATATACTGTAGAGATAAAATCCCTCAATTCGAAGTTTTTAGAGCTGAGTTTACGCTTGCCCAAGCATGTCTCTGATAAAGAATTAGCGCTGCGCGCGGAAAGCGGCAAACTAATTGAGCGCGGAAAGGTCAATATCATGGTTACCGCGGAATATGCAGATCAGACGGCTAAATCATCTACCATCAACGAAACCTTATTCAAGAAATATTTTGCCCAACTGAAGGGCTTGGCGGATGCGGTCGGTGATCATCAATCGCCTTTGTTGCAACTCGCGTTGCAGATGCCTGACGTGGTGGGGTCGAATGAGGAGGAAACAGATGAGGAAGAGGTGAGTGTTTTATTTGAGGCATTCTATCAAGCCATTGAAAAGTTCAATCAATTCCGTTTGGATGAAGGAAGCGTGCTCAGTGCCGATCTGAAAAAGCGTGTGGAAGATATTATGACATTCCAGACGGAAGTAGAATCGGTGGACGGCGATCGTATTCCACTAATTCGGGAGCGAATTGCTCAGTATATGGATACAGCGGTTGGAAAAGAGAATGTAGATATGAACCGCTTCGAGCAGGAATTGATTTACTATATCGATAAGTTAGATATTACCGAAGAAAAGGTGCGCTTGAAAACTCATTGTACCTATTTTCTAGAAGCGTTGAAAGCGCCGAATCCAAGCGGAAAGAAACTAGGGTTTATTTCTCAGGAAATGGGTCGTGAGATTAATACTTTGGGTTCCAAAGCGAATAATGCCCACATTCAGCAGATTGTCGTCCGGATGAAGGAAGAGCTGGAGAAAATAAAAGAACAGTTATTAAACGTACTATAA
- the surE gene encoding 5'/3'-nucleotidase SurE translates to MVKKKPLILVVNDDGITAPGIKVLMEEMQHLGEVVVVAPDGPQSGMGHAITIGKPLRLDKVDLYPKVEMYKCSGTPVDCVKLAVNKVFKGRKPDLCVSGINHGLNNSINVLYSGTMSAAVEGAIEGIPSIGFSLDDFSYDANFEHCRHYVRGIASQVLQNGLPKHSLLNVNFPNVSELQGIKICRQAGGRWVEEFEERMDPHQREYFWLTGKFQLEDRGEDTDVYALNNGYVSVVPTQFDMTAHHVIPELNSWSFDIPKP, encoded by the coding sequence ATGGTCAAAAAGAAACCCCTGATACTCGTGGTGAACGACGACGGTATCACTGCACCAGGCATAAAGGTATTAATGGAAGAGATGCAGCATCTTGGAGAAGTAGTTGTTGTGGCACCAGACGGCCCGCAATCTGGTATGGGGCACGCCATTACGATTGGAAAGCCATTGCGACTAGATAAGGTAGATCTATATCCAAAAGTGGAAATGTACAAATGCTCGGGTACACCTGTGGATTGTGTTAAGCTTGCTGTAAACAAGGTTTTCAAAGGACGGAAACCCGATCTTTGTGTCTCAGGAATCAATCATGGGTTGAATAATTCGATCAATGTCCTATATTCTGGCACCATGTCGGCAGCCGTCGAAGGAGCAATTGAAGGAATTCCATCGATTGGATTCTCGCTAGATGATTTTTCTTATGATGCGAATTTCGAACATTGTCGCCATTATGTACGTGGTATTGCATCCCAAGTATTACAGAACGGTTTGCCTAAACATTCATTACTCAATGTAAACTTTCCGAACGTAAGCGAGCTGCAAGGTATTAAAATCTGTCGGCAAGCCGGAGGTCGTTGGGTAGAAGAGTTCGAAGAGCGTATGGATCCGCATCAGCGAGAGTATTTTTGGCTTACCGGTAAGTTTCAATTAGAAGATCGCGGCGAAGATACCGACGTGTATGCGTTGAATAATGGTTATGTATCGGTGGTTCCTACACAGTTTGATATGACGGCACATCACGTGATTCCAGAGTTAAATTCCTGGAGCTTTGATATCCCTAAACCTTAA
- a CDS encoding DedA family protein has product MTDILYGIIDFIIHIDDHLVEIVNDYKTWTYLILFLIIFAETGLVVTPFLPGDSLLFAAGAIIAKPETELNIFFMWGLLMVAGILGDMVNYYVGKYLGPRVFSGKVPFLKREYLERTEQFYQRHGGKTIIYARFIPIIRTFAPFVAGVGSMPYGKFASYNVVGAILWVTSFLFIGYFFGGLPVIKDNFTIVIFAIIGLSIVPPIIQMIKDRKGPKATEDSTLS; this is encoded by the coding sequence ATGACGGATATTTTATACGGAATCATTGATTTCATCATACACATTGACGATCACCTGGTGGAGATCGTCAATGATTATAAGACCTGGACATATCTTATCCTCTTTCTCATCATTTTTGCAGAAACCGGTTTGGTGGTTACACCGTTTCTTCCAGGAGATTCCTTGTTATTCGCCGCAGGAGCAATTATTGCTAAGCCGGAGACGGAGTTGAATATCTTTTTTATGTGGGGGCTGCTTATGGTTGCCGGAATTTTGGGCGACATGGTCAACTATTATGTCGGCAAGTATCTTGGGCCTCGTGTTTTTAGCGGCAAAGTACCTTTCTTAAAGCGTGAATACCTGGAGCGTACCGAGCAATTTTACCAGCGTCATGGTGGTAAGACGATCATTTATGCTCGATTCATACCCATCATCAGAACCTTTGCGCCATTTGTGGCGGGCGTAGGATCCATGCCTTATGGAAAATTTGCGTCCTACAATGTTGTAGGGGCAATTTTATGGGTAACTTCTTTTTTATTTATCGGCTACTTTTTTGGCGGTCTTCCAGTGATCAAAGATAATTTTACCATCGTGATTTTTGCTATCATAGGCTTGTCTATCGTACCGCCGATTATCCAGATGATCAAGGATCGAAAAGGCCCCAAGGCGACGGAAGATTCTACCTTATCATAA
- the gmk gene encoding guanylate kinase: MSGKLIIFSAPSGAGKTTIVRHLLNKYPNDLAFSISASTRAPRGEEVDGKDYYFISKDDFLHKIAHQNFIEFEEVYSGTFYGTLRSEVERIWAEGKHVIFDIDVVGGLRLKSKFPEQALAIFVNPPSLTVLKERLAGRGTDSAEKLQERFAKAEHELSFADKFDVILNNFELKDACQQAEDLVIPFIKS; the protein is encoded by the coding sequence ATGAGTGGCAAATTGATTATCTTTTCTGCACCATCCGGTGCAGGAAAAACGACCATAGTAAGACATTTATTAAACAAATATCCGAATGATCTGGCCTTTTCTATCTCGGCAAGCACCCGTGCTCCACGCGGCGAAGAAGTAGATGGGAAAGATTATTACTTTATCTCCAAAGACGACTTTCTGCACAAGATAGCGCATCAAAACTTCATTGAGTTCGAAGAAGTATATTCTGGCACTTTTTATGGTACCCTACGCTCTGAAGTAGAGCGTATCTGGGCAGAAGGTAAGCATGTAATTTTTGATATCGATGTGGTGGGCGGACTTCGCTTAAAATCAAAATTTCCAGAGCAGGCCTTAGCTATTTTTGTAAATCCACCATCACTCACAGTTTTAAAAGAACGTTTAGCCGGCAGGGGTACCGACAGTGCAGAAAAGTTGCAGGAACGCTTTGCAAAAGCAGAGCATGAACTCAGCTTTGCGGATAAGTTTGATGTGATCCTGAATAACTTCGAACTAAAGGATGCGTGCCAGCAAGCAGAAGACCTGGTGATTCCTTTTATCAAATCCTAA